From a region of the Bradyrhizobium sp. KBS0727 genome:
- a CDS encoding IS5 family transposase — protein sequence MRYELTDHEWVAIGPMLPNKPRGVPRVNDRRVLNGIFWVLRSGAPWRDLPDHFGPYTTCYNRFVRWRRAGVWGRIIDALAVARDAAVQMIDTSTVRVHQHGACITRNERQSMGRSRGGLTSKIHAVVDGNGLPVRLALSPGEAHDVRLARKLLSRLKSGSMLLADRGYDADWIRELAMKKGAWANIPPKSNRTDPICFSPYLYRARNQVERFFNRIKQCRRVATRYDRLADNYLAFVQLASIRLWLRLYESAS from the coding sequence ATGCGGTACGAACTCACTGATCATGAATGGGTTGCCATCGGGCCCATGCTGCCGAACAAACCGCGTGGCGTTCCTCGGGTGAACGACCGGCGTGTCCTCAACGGCATATTCTGGGTCTTGCGATCCGGGGCACCTTGGCGCGATTTGCCGGATCATTTTGGCCCTTACACGACCTGCTATAACCGTTTCGTCCGCTGGCGCCGGGCGGGGGTCTGGGGCCGCATCATAGACGCACTTGCCGTAGCCCGCGATGCCGCTGTCCAGATGATCGACACCTCCACTGTCCGCGTGCATCAGCATGGAGCCTGCATCACACGAAACGAGCGCCAATCGATGGGGAGGTCACGCGGCGGTTTGACGAGCAAAATTCATGCGGTGGTCGATGGCAATGGTCTGCCGGTACGGCTCGCATTGAGCCCCGGCGAGGCACACGACGTTCGACTTGCGCGAAAGCTGCTGTCTCGCCTCAAATCTGGGTCAATGCTGCTTGCCGACCGCGGCTATGACGCCGACTGGATCAGAGAACTTGCCATGAAGAAGGGCGCGTGGGCCAACATCCCGCCGAAGAGTAATCGCACCGATCCGATCTGCTTCAGCCCTTATCTCTACCGCGCTCGCAACCAGGTCGAGCGGTTCTTCAACCGGATCAAACAATGTCGCCGAGTCGCGACGCGCTACGACAGGCTCGCCGACAACTACCTTGCCTTCGTTCAACTCGCGTCAATCAGGCTATGGCTGCGTCTCTATGAGTCCGCGTCCTAG
- a CDS encoding winged helix-turn-helix domain-containing protein, whose protein sequence is MQRFAFGPFVFESARGVLLRDGRPMPVNQKGIRLLAPLLRASGEAVSKTALMDAAWPGTAVEESNLSVQIAALRKLLGPAHDGGEWIATVPRVGYRFVGAVSGADALAESADATDARPLIAVLPFGIVSEEPGKEYLADGITDDIITALARYRWFRVVVRGTAFALRDKAAEQLGARYALHGNVRHSGERLRISAQLIDTRDGAHLWAERYNLAMADVFAIQDEIAERVVAAIEPELLKSESRLAIVRHTGNMRAWDLVRQGMWHFHKVTREGHRAARDLFRRACTADRICRRRTPG, encoded by the coding sequence ATGCAGCGGTTTGCCTTCGGCCCCTTCGTGTTCGAATCCGCGCGCGGCGTGCTGCTGCGTGACGGACGACCAATGCCGGTCAACCAGAAAGGCATTCGTCTGCTTGCCCCGCTGCTGCGTGCGTCCGGTGAGGCCGTCTCCAAGACCGCACTGATGGATGCGGCGTGGCCCGGGACTGCAGTCGAGGAAAGCAACTTGTCGGTCCAGATCGCGGCGCTGCGCAAGCTTCTCGGCCCTGCCCACGACGGCGGCGAATGGATCGCGACGGTTCCGCGTGTTGGTTACCGGTTCGTCGGCGCGGTGTCGGGCGCGGACGCGCTGGCTGAAAGCGCCGATGCCACCGATGCGCGGCCGCTGATCGCGGTACTGCCGTTCGGCATCGTCAGCGAAGAGCCAGGCAAGGAGTACCTGGCTGACGGCATCACCGACGACATCATAACGGCGCTCGCTCGCTATCGTTGGTTTCGCGTTGTTGTCCGCGGCACAGCTTTCGCGCTCCGAGACAAGGCCGCCGAGCAGCTCGGCGCGCGCTATGCGCTCCACGGCAACGTGCGCCATTCCGGCGAGCGGCTGCGCATCTCAGCGCAACTGATCGATACCCGCGACGGTGCGCACTTGTGGGCCGAACGCTACAACCTCGCGATGGCCGATGTGTTCGCCATTCAAGACGAAATTGCCGAACGCGTGGTTGCGGCGATTGAGCCTGAGCTTCTGAAAAGCGAGTCGCGTCTGGCTATCGTGCGCCACACCGGCAATATGAGGGCGTGGGACTTGGTGCGGCAGGGTATGTGGCATTTTCACAAAGTGACCCGTGAAGGGCATCGCGCCGCGCGCGACCTGTTCCGCCGCGCCTGTACAGCCGATCGGATCTGTCGGAGGCGCACGCCTGGCTAG
- a CDS encoding cupin domain-containing protein, whose translation MSNTSAMKVQPVNTTSRVGMVVKAAPEHRVQQGSDYRAGVSAETTGSQVIWLGLMALPPGSRTKAHVHEHHETALYMMSGDVLELWTGDELEHCEAVRPGDFVYIPANVLHVAVNRGAAPAVFVGSRNEATAQESMVLHPEMDARVP comes from the coding sequence ATGAGCAACACAAGCGCAATGAAGGTGCAGCCAGTCAACACAACCAGCCGTGTTGGGATGGTGGTGAAGGCAGCGCCGGAGCATCGGGTCCAGCAGGGCTCGGACTACCGGGCTGGCGTCAGCGCCGAAACCACCGGGTCACAGGTGATCTGGCTCGGCCTGATGGCGCTGCCACCGGGTAGCCGCACGAAGGCGCATGTGCACGAGCACCACGAGACCGCGCTCTACATGATGAGCGGCGACGTGTTGGAGCTTTGGACCGGAGATGAGCTTGAGCATTGCGAAGCCGTTCGGCCGGGCGACTTCGTCTACATCCCGGCTAACGTGTTGCATGTCGCGGTAAATCGCGGCGCGGCGCCTGCTGTCTTCGTCGGGTCGCGCAACGAGGCGACTGCGCAGGAGAGCATGGTGTTGCACCCCGAGATGGACGCACGGGTGCCATAA
- a CDS encoding dienelactone hydrolase family protein encodes MGPLSGTAAMRNLCHWLVLLTAVLLPAHADAESLAFRSEVTTSEFTATIGGDLSLPKGKGPFPVVILLHPCGGLDEVVLTTLRAHSRELLSSGFATLILDSYGPRNLTGGKMCSDRSYRSDIRYGIRRDDAFNAMAALQRHANISKENIFLLGLSDGGSAALLSAKGGPVNHFRAIASYYPDCGKLLGGVGYVYKSPTIVFVGEKDNWTPPAECIKSKSPGVVTGAEFEVIFYPIAYHGFDQPRPMRKVLGYTMAYDREATVDSRKRYIEFFIKNLTAELKAAPPFSGKAQVR; translated from the coding sequence TTGGGCCCGCTTTCAGGAACCGCCGCTATGCGCAACTTATGTCATTGGTTGGTCTTACTGACCGCTGTGCTGCTTCCAGCTCATGCAGACGCGGAGTCGCTGGCCTTTCGCAGTGAGGTCACGACAAGCGAATTCACCGCCACTATTGGCGGTGACCTCTCCCTTCCAAAAGGGAAAGGTCCGTTTCCGGTCGTGATCTTGTTGCATCCATGTGGAGGGCTGGATGAAGTTGTCCTAACGACACTTCGAGCTCACTCCCGGGAGTTGCTGAGCAGCGGATTTGCGACTTTGATTTTGGATAGCTACGGGCCTCGAAATCTGACGGGCGGCAAAATGTGCAGCGACAGATCGTACAGATCGGATATCCGGTATGGGATCAGAAGAGATGACGCATTCAATGCGATGGCTGCCCTGCAGCGCCATGCAAACATCAGCAAGGAGAACATATTTCTTCTTGGTCTAAGCGATGGCGGGAGCGCCGCCCTCCTGAGCGCCAAGGGAGGACCGGTCAACCACTTTCGCGCTATTGCTTCCTACTATCCTGATTGTGGAAAATTGCTCGGGGGAGTTGGCTACGTTTATAAGTCGCCGACAATTGTCTTTGTCGGAGAGAAAGACAATTGGACTCCGCCCGCTGAATGCATCAAATCGAAAAGCCCTGGTGTCGTTACGGGTGCAGAGTTCGAAGTGATATTTTATCCAATCGCGTACCACGGCTTTGATCAGCCACGGCCGATGAGAAAAGTCCTGGGGTACACGATGGCATATGACCGTGAGGCCACGGTCGACAGTCGGAAAAGATACATAGAGTTCTTTATCAAGAATTTGACGGCTGAATTAAAAGCCGCGCCTCCTTTTTCCGGAAAGGCCCAGGTGAGGTAG
- a CDS encoding antitoxin Xre/MbcA/ParS toxin-binding domain-containing protein encodes MFLGPNGMLSIDRVADRFGLSKLQFAETIGISRETLYRPARLKAPKTQARAAEMLEIVGRIADWAGGEKQALAWYRAEPLPAFGGRTAESLVKEGKAAAVRDYLDHVATGGFA; translated from the coding sequence ATGTTTCTGGGGCCGAATGGTATGCTGTCCATCGATCGTGTTGCGGATCGATTTGGCCTGTCCAAACTCCAGTTTGCAGAGACGATCGGTATTTCAAGGGAAACGTTGTATAGGCCAGCACGCCTTAAAGCCCCCAAGACACAAGCTCGCGCGGCCGAGATGCTCGAGATCGTCGGTCGGATTGCTGACTGGGCGGGCGGTGAAAAGCAGGCATTGGCTTGGTACCGTGCCGAGCCGCTGCCGGCGTTCGGCGGCAGAACAGCGGAATCGCTTGTCAAGGAAGGCAAAGCCGCCGCCGTGAGAGACTATCTCGACCACGTTGCGACGGGCGGCTTTGCTTGA
- a CDS encoding RES family NAD+ phosphorylase, which yields MRWAGTCFRAHDPKWAWAPTSGEGAASKGGRFNPIGTPALYLALTVEGMFLEMGHGLAYRFEPLTVCTYDVDVTDVVDLRTARDHVAEGTSRDELACAWAWDLSNGKKPASWRLAERLISGGAAGILVPSFATGARETMANIVLWKWGPDLPHKVVVHDPSNRLPRDQSSWSR from the coding sequence TTGAGGTGGGCAGGCACATGCTTCCGGGCCCACGACCCGAAATGGGCTTGGGCACCGACTTCTGGCGAGGGCGCAGCGAGCAAAGGCGGCCGGTTCAACCCCATCGGTACACCTGCACTCTACCTGGCCCTGACGGTCGAAGGCATGTTTCTCGAAATGGGTCACGGCCTTGCTTATCGTTTTGAACCACTCACAGTTTGTACGTACGACGTAGATGTAACGGATGTAGTTGATCTTCGAACTGCAAGAGATCACGTAGCCGAAGGGACTTCCCGCGACGAACTGGCATGCGCGTGGGCCTGGGATCTTTCGAATGGCAAGAAACCTGCGTCGTGGCGTTTGGCCGAGCGGCTCATCAGCGGCGGTGCCGCCGGAATTCTGGTGCCTTCGTTTGCGACCGGTGCACGCGAAACCATGGCAAATATAGTGCTCTGGAAGTGGGGGCCTGATCTTCCCCACAAAGTTGTCGTCCACGACCCCTCGAACCGGTTGCCGAGGGATCAGAGTTCCTGGAGCCGGTAA
- a CDS encoding nuclear transport factor 2 family protein, whose protein sequence is MTAAGPPRHFAAIARRRSVSERSGHSQWFMSTRPNKQIALRALTGAFINRDPNVVEHFTANYIQHNPTIPNGPAAIKDLIPKLPKDFSYQPGMVVAEGDLVMVHGRYVGWGPKPMIAVDMFRIEGGKVAEHWDVMQEEVPASDSANGNSMFSVPEGK, encoded by the coding sequence ATGACCGCCGCTGGCCCTCCGCGTCATTTTGCTGCGATTGCGCGTAGGCGGTCGGTATCGGAGCGAAGCGGACATAGCCAATGGTTTATGAGTACACGACCTAATAAACAGATAGCCTTACGTGCATTGACTGGAGCGTTCATCAATAGAGATCCAAATGTCGTGGAACATTTCACGGCTAATTATATTCAGCACAATCCCACAATTCCTAATGGTCCGGCCGCGATTAAGGACCTGATCCCCAAATTGCCCAAGGACTTTTCCTATCAACCAGGCATGGTGGTGGCCGAAGGTGATCTGGTGATGGTTCATGGGCGGTATGTTGGATGGGGACCAAAGCCGATGATAGCCGTCGATATGTTCAGGATCGAGGGCGGCAAGGTGGCCGAGCATTGGGATGTGATGCAGGAAGAAGTCCCCGCTTCGGACTCGGCCAATGGCAACTCAATGTTTTCCGTACCGGAGGGAAAGTAA